TGACGTAGCTCCCGGAGAAACGCTCGGCATCGTGGGAGAATCCGGGTCCGGAAAATCCGTCACCTGCTACTCCATGATGGGGCTCATCCCCACGCCCCCGGGCCGCATTGAAAGCGGCTCCGCCCTGCTGGACGGCACAGACCTGCTCCACTGCCCGGAAAAGGAGCTCCGCTCCATCCGCGGCAAGCGCATCTCCATGATCTTCCAGGACCCCATGACTTCCCTGAATCCATACCTGACCATTGGAGACCAGGTGGCGGAGCCCCTCATCATCCATGAAGGGGCGGGCAGGAAAGAAGCGCGTGACCGCGCACTGGAACAGCTTAACCTGGTGGGAATCCCGGACGCGGAACAGCGCATGGACGCCTACCCGCATCAATTCTCCGGAGGCATGCGCCAGCGCGTCATGATCGCCATGGCCCTCATCACCAGGCCGGAAATCCTCATTGCGGATGAACCCACCACCGCCCTGGACGTCACCGTGCAAAAGCAGGTGCTGGACCTCATCCGGAAACTCCAGCGGGACATGGGCACCTCCGTCATCCTTATCACGCATGACCTGGGCGTAGTGCGCCGGTACGCGGACCGCATCAACGTCATGTACGCGGGCCGCATCGTGGAAAGCGCTCCAGCAGAGGAACTGTTGGAACATCCCCGCCATGCCTACACCAGGGCACTGATGAAATCCATCCCCGGACTCCACGCCAAGGGAGCCCCCCTGTATACGATCCCGGGCCTGCCCCCCAACATGATGCAGGAGCCCTGCGGATGCAGTTTCCGCCCCAGGAACACCCTCGGAAACCCGGAACTCTGCCTCACGGACCGGGAACCGGAGCTGGCGGAGCTATCCCCGGAACACTGGGTGCAGAACTGCCCGGGCTGCCTGGCTTAAAATTAATTTTGCATATTAATATATCATCTGTACTTCGGATGCGAATACCCTTTTTTCCAAGGTCGATTATTATCTTTTCTATCTATCTTCTCCTTTTCATATTCCCACCATTCATTTTCAGGGAAAAACCCTTCATGAAGTTGTTTAATATAAAATGAATTATGTTTTTTTATGTCTCTTATTAATTTTTTCATTTCATTTTTTGTCAAGAGATCTTTACTTTTCTCGATAATGGGAGTAATTAAATATTCTCCAAGTTTAAAATCGAACATTAAGCTATTTCTACGTTCATAATTCTCTGATTTGGGCGAATTAGTTTTTATATTCCAATATCCAAGTTCATCTTTAATTTTAAGTTTTTCTAATATATAAGAATCTTTATCCATCGATTCACAGTCTCTTACAACAACACCCCTTACTTCCATACAACTACCTTCAATCACCAATAAATACAAAATATTTTGAGCATGAGCTTCAATCTGTATTCCTGATTTAATCAATATTTCAAAGTATAATTTAAAAACAGGAAAAATCATACTATCCCTTAGAAAAGTATAGAAATCAATATTTTTATCTGTTCTATATAAATAGATTAACTCTAGAATAGATTTTTCAAAGCTTTTATCTCCTTCATAAAATAAAGAAAAAGCAGGCACCAGA
This DNA window, taken from Akkermansia muciniphila, encodes the following:
- a CDS encoding ABC transporter ATP-binding protein translates to MLSVRNLSASFHTRAGIVRAVRNVSFDVAPGETLGIVGESGSGKSVTCYSMMGLIPTPPGRIESGSALLDGTDLLHCPEKELRSIRGKRISMIFQDPMTSLNPYLTIGDQVAEPLIIHEGAGRKEARDRALEQLNLVGIPDAEQRMDAYPHQFSGGMRQRVMIAMALITRPEILIADEPTTALDVTVQKQVLDLIRKLQRDMGTSVILITHDLGVVRRYADRINVMYAGRIVESAPAEELLEHPRHAYTRALMKSIPGLHAKGAPLYTIPGLPPNMMQEPCGCSFRPRNTLGNPELCLTDREPELAELSPEHWVQNCPGCLA